The Musa acuminata AAA Group cultivar baxijiao chromosome BXJ1-3, Cavendish_Baxijiao_AAA, whole genome shotgun sequence genome window below encodes:
- the LOC103979174 gene encoding beta-glucosidase 4 has product MARRRSEIDGCDGIPDEVSRSDFPEDFVFGVATSAYQVEGARREDGKGDSIWDIFSEEKGNIKDGSNGEIAVDQYHRYKEDVELMAKLGFGAYRFSISWSRIFPDGLGTKISENGVAYYNNLINFLLEKGIQPYVTLYHWDLPYFLHESIGGWLSEKIVHYFSLYAEACFAKFGDRVKHWITINEPLQTAVNGYGCGIFAPGRRENSSVEPYLAAHHQILAHAAAVSVYRKKFKAAQGGEIGIAVDCEWAEAYSDKLEDKIAADRRLDFQLGWFLDPIYYGDYPLVMRERLGDRLPKFSEAEKELLQNAIDFVGLNHYTTRFIAHVENPGDIHFYQAQQMERIEKWQCGEAIGERAASDWLYVVPWGIRKVLNYIAMHYHNPPIYVTENGMDQEETETAILEEVLDDKLRVEYFKSYLAAVAQAIRDGADVRGYFAWSFLDNFEWAQGYTKRFGLVYVDYKNGLARYPKSSALWFSHFLKSSEEDVGKQVNQA; this is encoded by the exons ATGGCCCGTAGGCGGAGCGAGATCGATGGTTGCGACGGCATTCCCGACGAGGTATCTCGTAGCGATTTCCCTGAAGATTTCGTTTTCGGCGTCGCCACCTCCGCTTACCAG GTTGAAGGAGCAAGAAGAGAGGATGGAAAAGGTGATAGTATTTGGGATATTTTCTCAGAAGAAAAAG GGAATATAAAGGATGGGAGTAATGGAGAAATTGCAGTGGATCAGTACCATCGCTATAAG GAAGATGTGGAGCTTATGGCCAAGTTAGGTTTTGGTGCTTATCGATTTTCCATATCTTGGTCTCGTATATTCCCTG ATGGATTAGGAACTAAGATCAGCGAGAATGGGGTTGCTTATTATAACAATTTGATCAATTTCCTACTAGAAAAAG GTATACAGCCTTATGTGACACTATATCATTGGGATCTTCCATATTTTCTTCATGAGTCCATAGGAGGATGGCTATCAGAGAAGATTGT ACACTATTTTTCATTATATGCCGAAGCTTGTTTTGCAAAGTTTGGAGACAGAGTGAAGCACTGGATTACAATCAATGAACCTCTTCAAACAGCTGTAAATGGATATGGTTGTGGAATCTTTGCTCCTGGAAGACGTGAAAATTCATCTGTGGAACCTTATCTGGCTGCTCACCACCAAATTTTGGCTCATGCAGCTGCTGTTTCTGTTTATAGGAAGAAATTTAAG GCTGCACAAGGTGGTGAAATAGGCATTGCAGTTGATTGTGAATGGGCAGAAGCATATTCTGATAAGTTGGAAGATAAAATTGCTGCTGATAGGCGGTTGGATTTCCAACTTGGATG GTTTTTGGATCCAATATATTATGGAGACTACCCCTTGGTTATGCGTGAGAGGCTAGGAGATCGGCTTCCCAAATTTTCAGAGGCAGAAAAGGAGTTATTGCAGAATGCAATTGACTTCGTTGGTCTGAACCATTATACAACCAGATTCATTGCTCATGTAGAAAACCCAGGAGATATCCATTTCTATCAAGCACAACAAATGGAGAGGATAG AGAAATGGCAATGCGGGGAGGCGATTGGTGAAAGG GCTGCATCAGACTGGCTTTATGTAGTTCCTTGGGGCATCCGGAAGGTCCTTAACTACATAGCAATGCATTACCACAATCCTCCAATTTATGTTACTGAGAATG GCATGGATCAAGAAGAAACCGAAACAGCAATTCTTGAGGAGGTCCTAGATGATAAACTGAGAGTTGAATACTTTAAGAGTTACCTTGCAGCTGTTGCACAAGCAATCAG GGATGGAGCCGATGTACGTGGATACTTTGCATGGTCATTCTTGGACAATTTTGAGTGGGCCCAAGGATATACTAAAAGGTTTGGGCTGGTTTATGTGGACTATAAAAATGGTCTTGCTAGGTATCCAAAATCATCAGCCCTATGGTTTTCACACTTCTTGAAGTCTAGTGAGGAAGATGTTGGCAAGCAGGTCAATCAAGCCTGA